A single window of Gammaproteobacteria bacterium DNA harbors:
- a CDS encoding RNA-binding protein, whose product MEETAEPVRIDKWLWAARFFKTRATASTAVSGGKVHVNGQRAKPSRMLRPGDTLDITREEVEYTVTVLELSERRGPAPEAQRLYRETEDSITRRALAASQRRLAAGSAPAPQRRPNKRDRRLLIGMRRG is encoded by the coding sequence GTGGAAGAAACCGCCGAACCCGTGCGTATCGACAAATGGTTATGGGCTGCCCGCTTTTTCAAGACGCGCGCAACCGCGAGCACGGCCGTCAGCGGCGGCAAGGTGCATGTCAATGGCCAGCGCGCCAAACCGTCGCGCATGTTGCGTCCGGGTGACACGCTCGATATCACCCGCGAGGAGGTCGAATACACGGTCACGGTGCTCGAACTGAGCGAGCGGCGCGGACCGGCGCCGGAGGCGCAGCGCCTGTACCGGGAGACGGAGGACAGCATCACGCGGCGCGCACTGGCCGCCAGTCAGCGCCGCCTCGCCGCCGGCAGCGCGCCGGCGCCGCAGCGGCGGCCGAACAAACGCGATCGGCGCCTGCTGATCGGGATGCGGCGGGGATAA
- a CDS encoding TraB/GumN family protein has translation MKRESRELGRSRIGVAALCLLALALWTGPAPVYADVYKCVDHEGRVSFQETTCDGMAPGNETAARLDNAWPASGKHLFWEAKSPASGKIYLLGSLHFGAPWIYPLPAVIGDALATADALVVEADLTRTPPADLAARLQAAGTYAENSPGLKGALEPTEWAALSNVSRTFGLPIALVERQKPWLASLTLTSAVLQKLGYSAAYGVDMQLMREAAPRMPIVELESADYQFDLLSGLEPKDQVAMLMQTLHEIDDAGRHFGDMLDAWLNGNVEKLDRVMFEAFDRMVRGDVIYRRLILERNERMTDAIARLSREHGVLFVVVGAGHMVGENGIVERLKSAGYYVEQL, from the coding sequence ATGAAACGCGAGTCCCGCGAACTCGGGCGGAGCCGGATCGGCGTGGCCGCGCTGTGCCTGCTTGCATTGGCCTTGTGGACGGGGCCGGCGCCGGTTTATGCCGATGTCTACAAGTGCGTCGACCACGAGGGCCGGGTCTCCTTCCAGGAAACGACCTGTGACGGAATGGCGCCCGGCAACGAGACCGCCGCCCGGCTCGACAATGCCTGGCCCGCCTCTGGCAAGCATCTCTTCTGGGAGGCCAAATCCCCGGCCAGCGGCAAGATCTATCTGCTCGGCTCCCTGCATTTCGGCGCGCCCTGGATCTATCCGCTGCCGGCGGTGATCGGCGATGCGCTGGCGACGGCGGATGCGCTCGTCGTGGAGGCCGACCTCACCCGGACCCCGCCCGCGGATCTTGCCGCGCGCCTGCAGGCGGCCGGGACCTATGCGGAGAACAGCCCCGGCCTCAAAGGGGCGCTGGAACCGACCGAATGGGCGGCGCTGAGCAATGTGAGTCGTACCTTCGGCTTGCCTATCGCCCTGGTCGAGCGTCAGAAACCCTGGCTCGCCTCGCTGACGCTGACTTCAGCGGTCCTGCAGAAGCTGGGCTACAGCGCCGCCTATGGGGTCGACATGCAGCTCATGCGCGAGGCGGCGCCGCGGATGCCGATCGTCGAACTCGAGTCGGCCGACTATCAATTCGACCTGCTGAGCGGACTGGAGCCGAAGGACCAGGTCGCGATGCTGATGCAGACCCTGCATGAGATCGACGATGCCGGGCGCCATTTCGGCGATATGCTCGACGCCTGGCTGAACGGCAACGTCGAGAAGCTGGACCGCGTGATGTTCGAGGCGTTTGACCGCATGGTGCGCGGCGACGTGATCTATCGTCGCCTGATCCTGGAGCGGAACGAACGGATGACGGACGCCATCGCCAGGCTTTCGCGCGAGCATGGCGTCCTGTTCGTGGTGGTCGGGGCCGGTCATATGGTCGGGGAGAACGGCATCGTCGAACGCCTGAAGTCCGCCGGATACTACGTCGAGCAACTCTGA
- the sthA gene encoding Si-specific NAD(P)(+) transhydrogenase: protein MTDHYDVIVIGSGPGGEGAAMKVAKEGKRVAIIDALPEVGGNCTHRATIPSKALRQGVQQLMDSGRHSGTRYPDLLQAARGVIEKQVSMRRGFYSRNHVDVVHGRAAFVDDHTVEVSKPNEGRKRLGADAFVIATGSRPYRPPDVDFSHPRILDSDTVLELMDSPRSITIYGAGVIGCEYASIFRNLGIKVNLINTRGQLLSFLDDEIIDALSYHLREQGVLIRHNEEYEKVEADAEGVTLHLKSQKQIRTDYLLWAQGRTGNSDGLGLEAIGVELNRRGSIVVNTSYQSTRGHIYAAGDIIGYPNLASAAYDQGRFAATHLVEGSCSVYLAENIPTGIYTLPEISSIGKTERELTAEKIPYEVGHSLFRHLARAQISGKTTGMLKILFHRDTLRILGIHCFGDQASEIIHIGQAILAQQGEANSLMYFINTTFNYPTMAEAYRVAALNGLNRVS, encoded by the coding sequence ATGACTGATCATTACGACGTAATCGTGATCGGGAGCGGACCCGGCGGAGAGGGCGCTGCGATGAAGGTCGCCAAGGAAGGGAAGCGGGTGGCGATAATCGACGCCCTTCCCGAGGTCGGCGGCAACTGCACCCATCGTGCGACCATTCCCAGCAAGGCCCTGCGCCAGGGCGTGCAGCAACTGATGGACAGCGGCCGTCACAGCGGCACCCGCTACCCGGACCTCCTGCAGGCGGCGCGCGGCGTCATCGAGAAGCAGGTGAGCATGCGGCGCGGGTTCTACAGCCGCAACCATGTCGATGTCGTCCACGGGCGCGCCGCCTTTGTGGATGACCACACCGTTGAGGTCTCGAAGCCGAACGAGGGCCGGAAGCGTCTGGGGGCGGACGCCTTCGTCATCGCCACCGGATCCCGGCCCTACCGTCCCCCCGACGTCGATTTCAGTCATCCCCGCATCCTCGACAGCGATACCGTGCTCGAACTCATGGACAGCCCGCGCTCGATCACCATCTATGGCGCGGGGGTGATCGGCTGCGAGTACGCCTCGATCTTCCGCAACCTGGGTATCAAGGTGAACCTCATCAACACGCGCGGCCAGCTCTTGTCCTTTCTCGACGACGAGATCATCGACGCCCTGAGCTATCACCTGCGGGAACAGGGTGTGCTGATTCGCCACAACGAGGAATATGAAAAGGTCGAGGCCGACGCGGAAGGGGTGACGCTCCACCTGAAGTCACAGAAACAGATCCGCACCGATTATCTGCTGTGGGCGCAGGGGCGCACCGGCAACTCGGACGGGCTCGGGCTGGAAGCCATCGGCGTCGAGCTCAATCGCCGCGGCTCCATCGTCGTCAATACCAGCTACCAGTCGACGCGCGGGCATATCTACGCCGCGGGCGACATCATCGGTTATCCCAATCTCGCGAGCGCCGCCTACGACCAGGGGCGCTTTGCCGCCACCCATCTGGTGGAGGGCAGCTGCTCGGTCTATCTGGCCGAGAACATCCCGACCGGGATCTACACCCTGCCCGAGATCAGCTCCATCGGCAAGACCGAGCGCGAGCTCACCGCCGAGAAGATCCCGTACGAAGTGGGGCACTCGCTGTTCCGACATCTCGCGCGCGCGCAGATCTCCGGCAAGACCACCGGCATGCTCAAGATCCTGTTCCATCGCGACACGCTGAGGATCCTCGGCATCCATTGCTTCGGCGATCAGGCTTCGGAGATTATCCACATCGGTCAGGCCATCCTCGCGCAGCAGGGCGAGGCCAATTCACTGATGTACTTCATCAACACCACGTTCAACTATCCGACCATGGCGGAGGCCTACCGCGTGGCGGCGCTCAACGGTCTCAACCGCGTCTCCTGA
- a CDS encoding pyridoxamine 5'-phosphate oxidase family protein — MNDETREDMEDIAAEVARFRAGFRSVMLATVDADGTPEASYAPYVAGANGSFYLFVSGLARHTRNLGRSGKAAVLFLQEEAAAANPFARVRLSYACTVAAVVPATEEWGEIMERFEHEFGDIVPVLRALPDFRLFRLAPDSGRYVRGFGRAYDLSGAGPVPVRPDKPPSGGAG; from the coding sequence GTGAACGACGAAACTCGGGAGGACATGGAGGACATCGCGGCGGAGGTGGCGCGCTTTCGTGCCGGGTTCCGCTCCGTCATGCTCGCCACCGTCGACGCGGACGGGACGCCGGAGGCGAGCTACGCCCCCTATGTCGCCGGCGCAAATGGAAGTTTTTATCTGTTCGTGAGCGGGCTCGCGCGCCATACCCGCAATCTGGGGCGAAGCGGCAAGGCCGCCGTGCTGTTCCTGCAGGAAGAGGCCGCCGCCGCCAATCCCTTTGCCCGTGTACGCCTGAGCTATGCGTGTACCGTGGCCGCCGTCGTGCCCGCCACGGAGGAGTGGGGAGAGATCATGGAGCGTTTCGAGCACGAGTTCGGCGACATCGTCCCGGTACTGCGCGCACTGCCCGATTTCCGCCTGTTTCGCCTGGCACCGGATTCCGGGCGTTATGTGCGCGGCTTCGGGCGGGCCTACGACCTGTCGGGCGCCGGCCCGGTGCCGGTTCGGCCGGACAAACCGCCGTCCGGCGGCGCGGGTTGA
- a CDS encoding RimK family protein yields MSIFIVVNNPEDWPLNIHGAEVIAAKTYLSDPRFSDLRGLKIFNLCRSYRYQSVGYYVSLLAEARGHKPLPNVNTIQDMKSQTMTRFVSDDLFELIQRTLAPIKSEEYELSIYFGRNFAKRYERLSLTLFNLFPAPLLRARFIHNRTWQLQSIGPIAGNDIPDDHKPFLLQTASEHFAGKGLRRRTQQVMRYDLAILHNPAEAQPPSDAKALKKFIKAAQQLDFDVEMITKNDYGRIAEFDALFIRETTGVNHHTYRFARRATAEGLVVIDDPASILKCTNKVYLAELMSRHKIPTPNTSIVNRGNMQAVAGTIAMPCILKQPDSAFSQGVIKVGSKAEFITEATRMLEKSDLIIAQEFMPTPFDWRIGVFNREPLYACKYYMAHGHWQIIDHNNAGKPREGRTEAIPIEQVPRNIVSTALKAANLIGDGLYGVDVKEIDSKVFVIEINDNPNIDSGLEDGIIQLDLYTRIMRGMLARIEERKGERKPR; encoded by the coding sequence ATGTCGATATTCATAGTCGTTAACAATCCGGAAGACTGGCCGCTGAATATCCACGGCGCCGAGGTCATCGCCGCCAAGACCTACCTGTCCGATCCGCGCTTCAGCGACCTGCGCGGCCTGAAGATCTTCAATCTATGCCGTTCATACCGCTACCAGAGCGTGGGCTACTACGTATCACTGCTCGCCGAGGCCCGTGGCCACAAGCCGCTGCCGAACGTGAACACGATCCAGGACATGAAATCGCAGACCATGACGCGTTTCGTGTCCGACGATCTGTTCGAGCTGATCCAGCGCACGCTGGCGCCGATCAAGTCGGAGGAGTACGAGCTCAGCATCTACTTCGGGCGCAACTTCGCCAAGCGCTACGAGCGCCTCAGCCTGACGCTGTTCAACCTGTTTCCGGCCCCGTTACTGCGCGCGCGCTTCATCCACAACCGCACCTGGCAACTGCAGAGCATCGGCCCGATCGCCGGCAACGATATCCCGGACGACCACAAGCCGTTCCTGCTGCAGACCGCGAGCGAGCATTTCGCCGGCAAGGGCCTGCGCCGGCGCACGCAGCAGGTCATGCGCTACGACCTCGCCATACTCCACAATCCCGCCGAGGCGCAGCCGCCGTCCGACGCCAAGGCGCTGAAGAAATTCATCAAGGCGGCGCAGCAGCTCGACTTCGACGTGGAGATGATCACCAAGAACGATTACGGCCGGATCGCCGAATTCGACGCCCTGTTCATCCGCGAGACCACCGGCGTGAACCACCACACCTACCGCTTCGCACGCCGCGCGACCGCGGAGGGCCTGGTGGTAATTGACGACCCCGCCTCGATCCTCAAGTGTACCAACAAGGTGTATCTGGCCGAGCTGATGTCGCGCCACAAGATCCCGACGCCCAATACCAGCATCGTCAATCGCGGCAACATGCAGGCCGTGGCCGGGACCATCGCCATGCCGTGCATCCTCAAGCAGCCGGACAGCGCCTTCTCGCAGGGCGTGATCAAGGTCGGCAGCAAGGCCGAGTTCATCACCGAGGCGACGCGCATGCTGGAGAAATCGGACCTGATCATCGCGCAGGAGTTCATGCCCACGCCGTTCGACTGGCGCATCGGCGTGTTCAATCGCGAGCCGCTCTACGCCTGCAAGTACTACATGGCGCACGGCCACTGGCAGATCATCGACCACAACAACGCCGGCAAACCGCGCGAGGGCCGTACCGAGGCCATTCCGATCGAGCAGGTGCCGCGCAACATCGTTTCGACCGCCCTCAAGGCGGCCAATCTGATTGGCGACGGGCTCTACGGCGTCGACGTCAAGGAGATCGACTCGAAGGTCTTCGTGATCGAGATCAACGACAACCCGAACATCGATTCCGGCCTGGAGGATGGCATCATCCAGCTCGACCTTTACACCAGAATCATGCGCGGCATGCTGGCCCGCATCGAGGAAAGAAAGGGTGAGCGCAAGCCGCGGTGA
- a CDS encoding glutamate--cysteine ligase, whose product MASSSSTFTPESCAACWPASRKERVSASRGEETPDLGLFEAYGIELEYMIVDGDSLSVLPAADRAIQSLAGGIVNEVETGALAWSNELALHVIEMKTNGPVRALTGLHQAFQSDITRLNALLTPLGGRLMPTAMHPWMDPERETRLWPHDDSMIYRTFDRIFGCQGHGWSNLQSMHINLPFADDDEFARLHAAVRVTMPLMPALAASSPVMDSRLTGLLDNRLEVYRDNCRRVPSVSGRIIPEPAYSRQAYETEILQRIYRDMTPLDPAGILRHEWINARGAIARFERNTVEIRVLDTQECPAADIAVAALVVEVVRALTDEHWCGLRHLQKWDSGSLQRLFLQSVRHADLAVIDDDDFRAAFGFPERGPCRARDLWQHLIETLMVPRPDLPAPWQDAYRLYLRRGSLARRIASALGNTPAPDQLKSTYRRLCDCLGQGTLFDG is encoded by the coding sequence ATGGCATCATCCAGCTCGACCTTTACACCAGAATCATGCGCGGCATGCTGGCCCGCATCGAGGAAAGAAAGGGTGAGCGCAAGCCGCGGTGAGGAAACGCCGGATCTCGGCCTGTTCGAGGCCTACGGCATCGAGCTGGAGTACATGATCGTCGACGGTGACAGCCTGTCCGTGCTGCCGGCGGCGGACCGCGCCATCCAGTCCCTCGCCGGCGGAATCGTCAACGAGGTGGAGACCGGCGCGCTCGCCTGGTCGAACGAACTCGCCCTGCACGTCATCGAGATGAAGACCAACGGCCCGGTCCGCGCACTGACCGGGCTGCACCAGGCCTTCCAGAGCGACATCACCCGCCTCAACGCCCTGCTCACCCCGCTCGGCGGACGCCTGATGCCGACGGCGATGCACCCCTGGATGGACCCGGAGCGCGAGACACGGCTGTGGCCGCACGACGACAGCATGATCTACCGGACCTTCGACCGCATCTTCGGCTGCCAAGGGCATGGCTGGTCAAACCTGCAAAGCATGCACATCAATCTTCCGTTCGCGGACGACGACGAATTCGCGCGCCTGCACGCGGCCGTGCGCGTGACCATGCCGCTGATGCCGGCGCTCGCCGCCAGCTCCCCCGTCATGGACAGCCGCCTCACCGGCCTGCTCGACAACCGACTGGAAGTCTACCGGGACAACTGCCGGCGCGTACCCTCGGTGAGCGGCCGCATCATCCCGGAACCGGCATATTCGCGCCAGGCCTATGAAACGGAGATCCTGCAGCGCATCTACCGGGACATGACGCCGCTCGATCCCGCGGGCATCCTCCGGCACGAGTGGATCAACGCGCGCGGGGCCATCGCCCGTTTCGAGCGCAATACCGTCGAAATCCGTGTGCTCGATACCCAGGAATGTCCGGCTGCCGATATCGCCGTGGCGGCGCTCGTCGTCGAAGTCGTGCGCGCCCTGACGGATGAACACTGGTGCGGTCTGCGGCACTTGCAGAAATGGGACAGCGGGTCACTGCAGCGACTCTTCCTGCAGAGCGTCCGGCACGCCGATCTGGCCGTAATCGATGATGACGACTTCCGCGCCGCCTTCGGATTTCCGGAGCGCGGCCCCTGCCGCGCGCGCGACCTGTGGCAGCACCTTATCGAGACCCTGATGGTGCCCCGCCCCGATCTGCCGGCGCCATGGCAGGATGCCTACCGGCTCTACCTTCGGCGCGGCAGCCTGGCACGGCGCATCGCCAGCGCTCTGGGCAACACGCCGGCGCCGGATCAGTTGAAATCCACCTACCGCCGCCTGTGCGACTGTCTCGGCCAAGGCACCCTGTTCGATGGCTGA
- a CDS encoding N-formylglutamate amidohydrolase — translation MADAPILLLSCEHASNRIPREYLHLFHGCRALLASHRAYDAGALACARAIGRRLHAPLIAASYSRLLVDLNRSPGHPALFSMRTRTLPREEKRRMIARYYAPHRMRVERWVDARIARGRRVVHVAVHSFTPALDGVKRRADVGLLYDPGRGTESTLCRRWRDALRDAGGNPLAVRRNYPYRGTSDGLTRHLRARFPASRYTGVELEINQNRLRGDRARERLSALLAATLRRALFE, via the coding sequence ATGGCTGATGCGCCGATACTGCTGCTGAGTTGCGAGCACGCCTCCAACCGCATACCGCGCGAGTATCTGCATTTGTTCCACGGCTGTCGCGCACTGCTCGCCAGCCACCGGGCATATGATGCTGGCGCGCTCGCCTGCGCGCGCGCCATTGGGCGCCGACTGCATGCGCCGCTGATCGCGGCTTCCTACAGCCGCCTGCTGGTGGACCTCAACCGCTCGCCCGGGCATCCCGCGCTGTTCTCGATGCGCACCCGAACGCTGCCACGGGAGGAGAAACGACGCATGATCGCGCGCTACTACGCACCACACCGCATGCGCGTCGAACGCTGGGTGGACGCCCGGATCGCAAGGGGGCGCCGCGTCGTGCACGTGGCCGTACACAGCTTCACCCCGGCGCTGGACGGGGTGAAGCGGCGGGCGGATGTCGGTCTGCTGTACGACCCCGGCCGCGGCACGGAATCCACCCTGTGCCGGCGCTGGCGCGACGCCTTGCGGGACGCGGGCGGCAACCCGCTCGCGGTACGCCGCAACTATCCCTACCGCGGGACGAGCGACGGCCTCACCCGCCATTTGCGCGCCCGCTTCCCCGCCTCGCGCTACACCGGCGTCGAGTTGGAGATCAACCAGAACCGGCTGCGCGGAGACCGCGCCCGGGAACGCCTGTCCGCCCTGCTGGCCGCCACGCTGCGCCGGGCGCTGTTCGAATAG
- a CDS encoding NAD(P)/FAD-dependent oxidoreductase, with protein MRPSDACDALIIGGGPAGSTCARALRRAGLDVLVMDRQDFPRDKVCAGWITPAVVDLLDLDVDEYRRGRVFQPITAFLTGIDGGPQVATDYGRVVSFGIRRCEFDDYLLRRSGARLALGESLDSMRRTRVGWVVNDRIETRLVIGAGGHFCPVARHLGARPGRGEIAVVAQEIEFELDAEQQRACRIRPHTPELFFCDDMKGYGWCFRKGDFLNVGLGREGGHQLSRHVQAFRASLIAQGKIPPGTPVDFHGHAYLLYSSARRTVIDDGVLLIGDAAGLAYPQSGEGIRPAIESALMAAQSVCAVRGDYRRSSLAPYQDRLHARYGLRVAPASQGMLSGRLRQALAGWLLGSRWFARHVVLDRWFLHAHEKPLVTPSA; from the coding sequence CTGCGCCCGTCTGACGCCTGCGACGCCCTGATCATCGGCGGCGGGCCGGCCGGCTCGACCTGCGCCCGCGCGCTGCGCCGCGCCGGTCTCGATGTCCTGGTGATGGACCGGCAGGATTTCCCGCGCGACAAGGTCTGCGCCGGCTGGATCACCCCGGCGGTGGTCGATCTGCTGGATCTCGATGTGGACGAGTACCGGCGGGGACGGGTGTTCCAGCCGATTACGGCCTTTCTGACCGGGATCGACGGCGGGCCGCAGGTGGCCACGGACTACGGCCGCGTGGTCAGCTTTGGCATCCGGCGCTGCGAGTTCGATGATTACCTGCTGCGACGCTCCGGGGCGCGGCTCGCGCTCGGCGAGTCGCTCGACTCGATGCGGCGTACTAGAGTTGGCTGGGTGGTCAACGATCGTATCGAAACGCGGCTGGTGATCGGCGCGGGCGGGCATTTCTGTCCGGTCGCGCGTCACCTCGGGGCCAGGCCCGGTAGAGGGGAGATCGCCGTCGTGGCGCAGGAGATCGAGTTCGAGCTCGATGCCGAGCAGCAGCGCGCCTGCCGCATCCGGCCGCACACCCCGGAGCTGTTCTTCTGCGATGACATGAAAGGTTACGGCTGGTGTTTCCGCAAGGGGGATTTTCTCAACGTCGGCCTGGGCCGCGAGGGCGGCCATCAGCTTTCCCGGCATGTGCAGGCCTTTCGCGCGTCGCTCATCGCGCAGGGCAAGATTCCGCCCGGTACCCCGGTCGATTTTCACGGACACGCCTATCTGTTGTACTCCAGCGCGCGGCGCACGGTGATCGACGATGGTGTGCTGCTGATTGGTGATGCCGCGGGCCTGGCCTATCCGCAGAGCGGTGAGGGCATCCGCCCGGCGATCGAGTCGGCGCTGATGGCGGCACAGAGTGTATGCGCCGTGCGCGGCGATTATCGCCGTTCCAGCCTGGCGCCCTACCAGGATCGGCTGCACGCGCGCTATGGCCTGCGTGTGGCGCCGGCGTCGCAGGGCATGCTGTCCGGTCGCCTCAGGCAGGCGCTGGCGGGCTGGCTGCTGGGTTCGCGCTGGTTCGCGCGCCATGTCGTGCTGGACCGCTGGTTCCTGCACGCGCACGAGAAACCGCTGGTGACGCCTTCTGCGTGA
- a CDS encoding L,D-transpeptidase, translating to MRLIPVLSFLLAAAACAPAAAEPWLLVDSEKGTLAVMEEGRTVRVFRHIAMGRGGVVAARRAGDGTTPRGEFRIAWVNPDSSYHLFFGLDYPGMTQAEEALSRRLIDPATYERIRRARDRGELPPQDTALGGYIGIHGIGAMNAGINPRYNWTQGCIALSDEEIDQLARWAGIGTRVVIR from the coding sequence ATGCGTTTGATCCCGGTCCTGTCGTTCCTGCTGGCCGCGGCGGCCTGTGCGCCCGCCGCGGCGGAACCGTGGCTGCTCGTCGACAGTGAGAAGGGCACGCTGGCGGTGATGGAGGAGGGGCGGACCGTGCGCGTGTTCCGCCATATCGCCATGGGGCGGGGCGGTGTCGTCGCCGCCCGCCGCGCCGGTGACGGGACGACCCCGCGCGGGGAGTTCCGCATCGCCTGGGTCAATCCCGACAGTTCCTATCATCTCTTTTTCGGCCTTGATTATCCCGGTATGACACAGGCGGAAGAGGCCTTGAGCAGGCGCTTGATCGATCCCGCGACCTACGAACGTATCCGCCGCGCGCGTGATCGTGGCGAACTGCCGCCGCAGGATACCGCGTTGGGCGGCTACATCGGCATCCATGGCATCGGCGCGATGAATGCCGGGATCAACCCGCGCTACAACTGGACACAGGGCTGCATCGCCCTGTCAGACGAGGAGATCGATCAACTGGCGCGGTGGGCGGGTATCGGTACCCGGGTGGTGATCCGCTGA
- a CDS encoding beta-propeller fold lactonase family protein produces MKLWKEYGCGVVLAAGLTVLAPAAAAGQPVSQGEYVFSANQADHSLSAYRVDAENGALLPLEGSPFDTGMFPVSVAVSPGGHFVYVSNQGSGTVSGFAVTEDGRSLAPLPGFPYRVDSYPDAVTITPDGRFLLVSYEDEGIVETFRIDAGSGVLSATHQRTRTGRHPISITVAPNGRFAFISNYDDDSIDAYRFDGDSGALAPVGAKAKTDTHPIYIAVSADSRFLYTANYGSTTVSAFRIDAESGMLSPVPGSPFVAGAKPYSVTIDPEQRFLYVANWAGHDVSVFDLNRDSGVLAEVAGSPFKAGWYPYAVVVDPQDQYVYVANNGEASISAYDIEEGTGALKPLRNSPFLSGLGPYSLAIAANHGG; encoded by the coding sequence ATGAAACTGTGGAAAGAATATGGCTGCGGTGTCGTGCTCGCGGCGGGTCTGACAGTGCTCGCGCCGGCGGCTGCGGCCGGCCAGCCGGTGTCACAGGGCGAATACGTGTTTTCCGCGAACCAGGCCGATCACAGCCTGTCCGCCTATCGCGTCGATGCGGAGAACGGCGCGCTCCTTCCGCTGGAAGGTTCGCCGTTCGATACGGGCATGTTTCCGGTCTCGGTCGCCGTGTCTCCCGGCGGACATTTCGTTTACGTGAGTAACCAGGGTTCTGGCACCGTGTCCGGTTTCGCTGTCACGGAGGATGGCCGCTCCCTCGCGCCCCTGCCCGGTTTCCCCTATCGCGTCGATTCCTATCCCGATGCGGTGACGATTACACCGGACGGCCGTTTTCTGCTGGTGAGCTACGAGGACGAGGGCATCGTGGAGACCTTCCGCATCGACGCCGGGTCCGGCGTCCTGAGCGCGACGCACCAGCGGACGAGGACGGGGCGGCATCCGATCTCGATCACGGTCGCGCCGAACGGCCGCTTCGCGTTCATTTCCAACTATGACGACGACAGTATCGATGCCTACCGTTTCGACGGCGACAGCGGCGCCCTCGCGCCGGTGGGGGCAAAGGCGAAGACGGATACCCATCCGATCTATATCGCGGTCAGCGCCGACAGCCGGTTCCTCTATACGGCCAACTACGGTTCGACCACGGTCTCGGCCTTTCGCATCGACGCCGAGAGCGGAATGCTCAGCCCGGTCCCGGGTTCACCCTTCGTGGCGGGGGCCAAGCCATATTCCGTCACCATCGATCCGGAACAGAGGTTTCTCTATGTCGCCAACTGGGCCGGGCACGACGTCAGCGTGTTCGATCTGAATCGCGACAGCGGCGTACTCGCCGAGGTCGCCGGTTCACCCTTCAAGGCCGGCTGGTATCCCTACGCCGTGGTGGTCGATCCGCAGGATCAGTACGTCTATGTCGCCAACAATGGCGAGGCCTCGATCTCCGCCTATGATATCGAGGAGGGCACCGGCGCGCTGAAGCCGCTGCGGAATTCGCCGTTTCTCTCCGGTCTGGGGCCGTACTCCCTGGCGATTGCCGCGAATCACGGGGGTTGA